One window of Leucoraja erinacea ecotype New England chromosome 37, Leri_hhj_1, whole genome shotgun sequence genomic DNA carries:
- the LOC129713755 gene encoding uncharacterized protein LOC129713755, with protein sequence MSPSGTILIGLFLYLRQAEPAVHCDVLQPQLLVLVVQRESARLLCQYQCESTNKSVPLTQPVQLKLLLFRDSESNVLNTGQDTIISKLETVWDLPDRGANDSGMYFCQGTYKSTNFKGPGTLLLVHLGEKPADNTRNVVLLAVCCGLAAYCLCLTTVVCIRKKTCSRCKSSWAKTHSGKTRKPSATEQAQSGTERPGEPAAGAAESENAYMALQGRQESFYHTLHNKERSEAGGTSTKRKKAEQTEVEDAAPECVYETF encoded by the exons aTGTCCCCGTCCGGGACAATCCTGATCGGTCTCTTCCTTTACCTGCGGCAAG CTGAGCCTGCGGTTCATTGCGATGTGTTGCAGCCGCAGCTGCTGGTGCTGGTGGTGCAGAGGGAGTCGGCGAGGCTGCTCTGCCAGTACCAGTGTGAGAGCACAAACAAGTCGGTGCCGCTGACCCAGCCCGTGCAACTCAAGCTGCTGCTGTTCCGGGACTCAGAGAGCAACGTGCTCAACACGGGCCAGGACACCATCATATCCAAGCTGGAGACGGTGTGGGATCTGCCGGATAGAGGTGCCAACGACAGCGGCATGTACTTCTGCCAGGGGACCTACAAATCCACGAACTTCAAAGGCCCCGGGACTCTGCTGCTTGTCCACC TGGGCGAGAAGCCAGCAGACAACACACGGAACGTTGTCCTTCTGGCCGTCTGCTGCGGGCTGGccgcctactgtctctgcctcaccACGGTCGTCTGCATCCGGAAAAAG ACCTGTTCGCGGTGTAAATCGTCCTGGGCCAAGACTCACAGCGGGAAGACGCGCAAGCCTTCTGCAACCGAGCAG GCACAGTCGGGCACCGAGAGGCCGGGAGAGCCGGCGGCGGGAGCAGCCGAGAGTGAGAATGCGTACATG GCTCTGCAAGGGCGCCAGGAGTCGTTCTACCACACGCTGCACAACAAGGAGAGGTCGGAGGCCGGGGGCACGTCGACAAAG AGGAAGAAAGCGGAGCAGACGGAGGTGGAAGATGCAGCCCCTGAGTGCGTCTACGAGACTTTCTGA